The Panicum virgatum strain AP13 chromosome 5K, P.virgatum_v5, whole genome shotgun sequence genome has a window encoding:
- the LOC120709513 gene encoding ribosomal RNA small subunit methyltransferase-like, with protein MAGGKIQKKRHGAGAAGGGGGARLQGGIPFEKSKGQHILRNPALVDSIVAKAGLKPTDTVLEIGPGTGNLTKRLLEAGVKAVVAVELDPRMVLELNRRFQGHPLSSRLKVIQGDVLKCDLPYFDICVANIPYQISSPLTFKLLSHRPIFRCAVIMFQREFAMRLVAQPGDSLYCRLSVNVQLLSRVSHLLKVGRNNFRPPPKVDSSVVRIEPRKPPPPVSFKEWDGLVRICFNRKNKTLGSLFKQKRVLELLGKNYKTMQSLQLAQDAEMGEEKMSADDVALLANMVEDLSMETGDEKEDDEMEMDDADMAGDGAATFKEKIMGILQQGDFAEKRGSKLSQVDFLYLLSLFNKAGIHFS; from the exons GCcgccggaggtggcggcggtgcgcggcTGCAGGGCGGCATCCCGTTCGAGAAGTCCAAGGGGCAGCACATCCTGCGGAATCCGGCTCTGGTGGACTCCATCGTTGCCAAGGCAGGCCTCAAGCCCACTGACACAGTCCTCGAGATCGGGCCCGGGACGGGTAATCTTACGAAGCGCCTCCTCGAGGCAGGAGTGAAGGCAGtcgtcgccgtcgagctcgACCCGCGCATGGTGCTCGAGCTCAACCGCCGGTTCCAGGGGCACCCGCTCTCCTCGCGACTCAAG GTTATCCAAGGAGATGTCCTCAAATGTGATCTCCCTTACTTTGATATATGTGTGGCAAATATCCCATACCAGATTTCTTCACCCCTCACGTTCAAGCTTCTGTCGCACCGTCCAATCTTTAGGTGTGCTGTGATCATGTTTCAGCGTGAATTTGCCATGAGGCTTGTAGCACAGCCTGGAGACAGTCTCTACTGTCGTCTCTCTGTTAACGTCCAGCTTTTGTCACGAGTGTCACATCTTCTAAAGGTTGGGAGGAACAACTTTAGGCCTCCACCCAAGGTTGACTCATCAGTAGTGCGTATCGAGCCCAGGaagccccctcctccggtcaGTTTCAAGGAGTGGGATGGACTTGTGAGGATTTGTTTCAACCGGAAGAACAAAACCTTGGGCTCCCTCTTTAAACAGAAGCGTGTTCTTGAGTTGCTAGGGAAGAACTACAAGACTATGCAGTCTCTGCAGCTTGCTCAAGATGCAGAAATGGGTGAGGAGAAGATGTCTGCTGATGATGTTGCATTGCTAGCTAATATGGTTGAAGATCTGAGCATGGAGACTGGAGATGAGAAGGAAGATGATGAAATGGAAATGGATGATGCGGACATGGCAGGAGATGGTGCTGCAACGTTTAAAGAAAAGATTATGGGTATATTGCAGCAGGGTGATTTTGCAGAAAAGAGAGGTTCTAAGCTGAGCCAGGTCGATTTCTTATACTTGCTGTCTCTTTTCAACAAGGCTGGTATACATTTCTCATGA
- the LOC120709514 gene encoding transcription initiation factor TFIID subunit 7-like, producing MEEQFILRVPPSVAERIKRLMNESAAASSSSSNPDDTSLDLSFSEDGRNGTFMIGNESFPASLLDLPAVVESYKTYDDSVLIKTADIGQMIMVREENDPAPEGVEYKHGLTPPMRDARRRRFRREPDLNAELVNQVEKHLINIMHGVSVNQNASVIGGEEGGDSKKHPVARAPKQPDVQEPTANGEEPERSDLEESEN from the exons ATGGAGGAGCAGTTCATCCTCCGCGTGCCGCCGTCCGTGGCGGAGCGGATCAAGCGCCTCATGAATGaatccgccgccgcgtcctcctcctcctccaacccTGACGACACCTCCCTCGACCTCTCCTTCTCAG AGGATGGAAGAAATGGTACATTTATGATAGGTAATGAGAGCTTTCCTGCATCTCTCTTGGATCTACCTGCGGTGGTGGAGTCGTACAAGACGTATGATGATTCTGTACTAATTAAAACTGCTGATATTGGTCAG ATGATTATGGTAAGAGAAGAAAATGACCCTGCTCCAGAGGGAGTAGAATACAAGCATGGGCTTACTCCTCCAATGAGGGATGCACGCAGACGCCGTTTCCGCAGAGAACCAGATTTGAAT GCGGAGCTTGTTAACCAAGTTGAAAAGCATCTCATCAATATTATGCACGGAGTATCTGTCA ACCAGAATGCCAGTGTGATAGGAGGCGAGGAAGGTGGTGATAGTAAGAAACATCCAGTGGCTCGTGCACCCAAGCAGCCTGATGTTCAAGAGCCAACTGCGAATGGTGAGGAACCTGAGAGGAGCGACTTGGAGGAGTCTGAGAATTGA
- the LOC120709515 gene encoding DEAD-box ATP-dependent RNA helicase 15-like isoform X2, with translation MDVICQAKSGMGKTAVFVLSTLQQIDPVAGQVAALVLCHTRELAYQICHEFERFSKYLPELRVAVFYGGVHIKNHKDLLKNECPHIVVGTPGRILALARDKDLPLKNVRHFTLDECDKMLESLDMRRDVQEIFKMTPRDKQVMMFSATLSKEIRPVCKKFMQDPMEIYVDDEAKLTLHGLVQHYIKLSEAEKNRKLNDLLDALDFNQVVIFVKSVSRAAELNKLLGECNFPSICIHSGMTQEERLTRYKNFKEGHKRILVATDLVGRGIDIERVNIVVNYDMPDSADTYLHRVGRAGRFGTKGLAITFVSSASDSDVLNQVQERFEVDIKALPDQIDTSIYMPS, from the exons ATGGATGTTATCTGTCAAGCAAAATCTGGGATGGGTAAGACTGCGGTTTTTGTCCTCTCAACTCTTCAGCAGATTGATCCTGTTGCTGGTCAAGTAGCTGCACTTGTGTTGTGCCACACAAGAGAGCTAGCTTACCAG ATTTGCCATGAATTTGAGAGATTTAGCAAATACCTGCCTGAATTAAGAGTCGCTGTCTTCTATGGTGGTGTTCACATAAAAAATCATAAGGATCTGTTGAAGAATGAATGCCCCCATATTGTGGTTGGCACGCCTGGAAGGATACTTGCTCTAGCTAGAGATAAGGACCTTCCCTTGAAAAACGTGCGGCATTTCACTCTTGATGAATGTGATAAGATGCTTGAATCACTTG ACATGCGTAGAGATGTCCAGGAGATCTTCAAAATGACTCCCCGTGATAAGCAAGTGATGATGTTTTCAGCAACCCTCAGCAAGGAAATTCGCCCAGTTTGCAAGAAATTCATGCAAGAT CCTATggaaatttatgttgatgatgagGCTAAACTGACCCTTCATGGTCTAGTTCAG CACTACATCAAATTGAGTGAGGCAGAGAAGAATCGGAAGTTGAATGATCTCTTAGATGCGCTTGACTTCAACCAAGTGGTGATATTTGTCAAAAGTGTTAGTAGAGCTGCAGAGCTGAACAAGTTGCTCGGTGAATGCAATTTCCCCTCAATCTGCATACATTCTGGAATGACGCAAGAAGAGAG GTTGACCCGAtacaagaacttcaaggaaGGACACAAGAGGATTCTTGTGGCTACTGATTTGGTCGGTAGGGGAATTGATATTGAGCGTGTCAACATTGTTGTAAACTATGATATGCCAGATTCTGCGGATACCTACTTGCATAGG GTTGGTCGGGCTGGACGTTTTGGCACCAAGGGACTTGCAATAACATTTGTTTCTTCTGCATCCGATTCTGATGTTCTCAATCAG GTGCAAGAAAGGTTTGAGGTTGACATAAAGGCACTGCCTGATCAGATTGACACTTCAATATACA TGCCATCTTGA
- the LOC120709515 gene encoding DEAD-box ATP-dependent RNA helicase 15-like isoform X1 produces MVEAKDNEVYEEDLVDYEEEVENVADGAPTNGSADVVKKGYVGIHSSGFRDFLLKPELLRAIQDCGFEHPSEVQHECIPQAILGMDVICQAKSGMGKTAVFVLSTLQQIDPVAGQVAALVLCHTRELAYQICHEFERFSKYLPELRVAVFYGGVHIKNHKDLLKNECPHIVVGTPGRILALARDKDLPLKNVRHFTLDECDKMLESLDMRRDVQEIFKMTPRDKQVMMFSATLSKEIRPVCKKFMQDPMEIYVDDEAKLTLHGLVQHYIKLSEAEKNRKLNDLLDALDFNQVVIFVKSVSRAAELNKLLGECNFPSICIHSGMTQEERLTRYKNFKEGHKRILVATDLVGRGIDIERVNIVVNYDMPDSADTYLHRVGRAGRFGTKGLAITFVSSASDSDVLNQVQERFEVDIKALPDQIDTSIYMPS; encoded by the exons ATGGTGGAGGCGAAGGACAACGAGGTGTACGAGGAGGATCTCGTCGACtacgaggaggaggtggagaatGTCGCCGACGGCGCCCCAACCAACGGCTCCGCCGATGTCGTCAAAAA GGGGTACGTGGGGATCCACAGCTCGGGGTTCAGAGACTTCCTGCTCAAGCCGGAGCTTCTCCGGGCCATCCAGGATTGCGGATTTGAGCATCCTTCCGAAG TGCAACATGAATGCATCCCTCAAGCCATTCTTGGAATGGATGTTATCTGTCAAGCAAAATCTGGGATGGGTAAGACTGCGGTTTTTGTCCTCTCAACTCTTCAGCAGATTGATCCTGTTGCTGGTCAAGTAGCTGCACTTGTGTTGTGCCACACAAGAGAGCTAGCTTACCAG ATTTGCCATGAATTTGAGAGATTTAGCAAATACCTGCCTGAATTAAGAGTCGCTGTCTTCTATGGTGGTGTTCACATAAAAAATCATAAGGATCTGTTGAAGAATGAATGCCCCCATATTGTGGTTGGCACGCCTGGAAGGATACTTGCTCTAGCTAGAGATAAGGACCTTCCCTTGAAAAACGTGCGGCATTTCACTCTTGATGAATGTGATAAGATGCTTGAATCACTTG ACATGCGTAGAGATGTCCAGGAGATCTTCAAAATGACTCCCCGTGATAAGCAAGTGATGATGTTTTCAGCAACCCTCAGCAAGGAAATTCGCCCAGTTTGCAAGAAATTCATGCAAGAT CCTATggaaatttatgttgatgatgagGCTAAACTGACCCTTCATGGTCTAGTTCAG CACTACATCAAATTGAGTGAGGCAGAGAAGAATCGGAAGTTGAATGATCTCTTAGATGCGCTTGACTTCAACCAAGTGGTGATATTTGTCAAAAGTGTTAGTAGAGCTGCAGAGCTGAACAAGTTGCTCGGTGAATGCAATTTCCCCTCAATCTGCATACATTCTGGAATGACGCAAGAAGAGAG GTTGACCCGAtacaagaacttcaaggaaGGACACAAGAGGATTCTTGTGGCTACTGATTTGGTCGGTAGGGGAATTGATATTGAGCGTGTCAACATTGTTGTAAACTATGATATGCCAGATTCTGCGGATACCTACTTGCATAGG GTTGGTCGGGCTGGACGTTTTGGCACCAAGGGACTTGCAATAACATTTGTTTCTTCTGCATCCGATTCTGATGTTCTCAATCAG GTGCAAGAAAGGTTTGAGGTTGACATAAAGGCACTGCCTGATCAGATTGACACTTCAATATACA TGCCATCTTGA
- the LOC120709512 gene encoding probable anion transporter 4, chloroplastic — protein MQGCGAMVRGGVGIPSPARPTLPQGKRRPSCLWMPTTAFRGKKHLMKYNTSLQNKCMLLGERFGRHATRSTLLLLQNYSRSTAMSRLEMSGQFQQPVLESSRDYLTRACHNASIKKRVLSRVECFLSSDPINSGWLKPRRWENFTSLESACVQPEYKLPIRIRADCKAEQYEITGSPLNPSDVPAEAVGIGDTNEISPWWQEFPKRWTIVLLCFFAFLLCNMDRVNMSIAILPMSSEFTWNPATVGLIQSSFFWGYLLTQILGGIWADRFGGKVVLGFGVVWWSLATILTPLAAKIGLPCLLTMRAFMGIGEGVAMPAMNNILSKWIPVSERSRSLALVYSGMYLGSVTGLALSPLLISKFGWPSVFYAFGSLGSVWFALWQSKAHSSPNDDPELSKAEKRHILGGGTFKEPVTSIPWRLILSKAPVWALIISHFCHNWGTFILLTWMPTYYNQVLKFNLTKSGLLCVLPWLTMAIFANIGGWIADTLVQKGVSITNVRKIMQSIGFLGPALFLTLLSKVQTPAMAVLCMACSQGSDAFSQSGLYSNHQDIGPRYAGVLLGLSNTAGVLAGVFGTAATGYILQKGSWDSVFKVAVALYIVGTVVWNVFSTGERVLE, from the exons ATGCAGGGGTGTGGAGCGATGGTGAGAGGTGGGGTGGGGATTCCTTCGCCCGCCCGTCCCACTCTGCCACAAGGGAAGCGCCGCCCGTCCTGCCTGTGGATGCCTACCACTGCCTTCCGTG GAAAAAAACATTTGATGAAATATAACACATCACTGCAGAACAAGTGTATGTTACTAGGAGAAAGATTTGGTCGACATGCTACTAGGAGTACACTTTTACTGCTTCAAAATTATTCCAGGAGCACTGCAATGTCAAGACTAGAAATGTCTGGGCAGTTTCAGCAGCCTGTTCTGGAGTCTTCAAGAGATTACTTGACTCGGGCATGCCACAATGCAAGCATAAAAAAGAGGGTTCTATCACGAGTTGAGTGCTTTCTATCTTCAGATCCAATAAACAGTGGATGGTTGAAACCCAGGAGGTGGGAGAATTTCACTAGTTTGGAGAGTGCTTGTGTTCAGCCAGAGTACAAACTACCAATAAGAATACGTGCTGACTGTAAAGCTGAGCAATATGAAATCACAGGGTCACCCTTGAACCCTTCTGATGTTCCTGCCGAGGCTGTGGGGATTGGAGATACGAATGAGATTTCTCCTTGGTGGCAGGAGTTTCCTAAGCGCTGGACGATTGTTCTCCTCTGCTTCTTTGCATTCCTTCTTTGCAATATGGACCGT GTCAATATGAGCATCGCGATCCTTCCAATGTCTTCAGAGTTCACCTGGAATCCAGCAACAGTTGGTCTAATCCAATCATCTTTCTTTTGGGGTTACCTTCTTACACAG ATTCTCGGAGGTATTTGGGCTGATAGGTTTGGTGGTAAGGTAGTGCTAGGATTTGGGGTTGTATGGTGGTCACTTGCAACAATTCTTACACCCCTTGCTGCCAAGATTGGACTTCCGTGCTTACTCACCATGCGTGCCTTCATGGGGATAGGCGAG GGTGTTGCTATGCCTGCTATGAACAACATCCTTTCCAAATGGATCCCAGTTTCAGAGAGAAGCAGATCTCTTGCCTTAGTGTACAGCGGAATGTACCTTGGGTCAGTCACCGGCCTTGCTTTGTCACCTCTGTTGATCAGCAAATTTGGTTGGCCTTCTGTCTTCTATGCATTTGGATCCCTTGGAAGTGTCTGGTTTGCACTGTGGCAAAGCAAA GCACACAGCTCTCCTAATGATGATCCTGAACTAAGTAAAGCTGAAAAGAGGCACATACTGGGTGGTGGTACCTTCAAGGAGCCTGTTACTTCCATACCATGGAGGCTGATTCTTTCGAAGGCTCCAGTGTGGGCTCTCATAATATCACACTTTTGCCATAACTGGGGAACATTCATTCTTCTAACATGGATGCCCACTTACTACAATCAG GTTCTGAAGTTCAATCTAACCAAGTCCGGGCTTCTCTGTGTCTTGCCATGGCTGACAATGGCTATTTTTGCGAATATTGGTGGATGGATCGCTGATACTCTTGTTCAGAAAGGGGTCTCTATAACAAATGTCCGGAAG ATTATGCAATCGATTGGTTTTCTTGGGCCAGCCTTGTTCTTAACACTGCTGAGCAAAGTCCAGACTCCAGCCATGGCTGTATTATGTATGGCCTGCAGTCAG GGGAGTGATGCCTTTTCACAATCTGGGCTGTATTCGAACCACCAAGACATTGGACCACGTTACGCG GGAGTACTTCTTGGACTGTCGAACACTGCTGGCGTGCTTGCAGGAGTTTTTGGTACTGCTGCCACTGGCTACATTCTTCAGAAAG GTTCTTGGGACAGTGTGTTTAAGGTGGCCGTTGCACTGTACATAGTAGGAACAGTGGTGTGGAATGTCTTTTCAACTGGAGAGAGAGTTCTCGAATAA